One genomic window of Nicotiana sylvestris chromosome 10, ASM39365v2, whole genome shotgun sequence includes the following:
- the LOC104245254 gene encoding alpha-xylosidase 1-like — MKSFSSFPLFHFLLVLIICISCVNLVYTTPVKIGKGYRLIAIEESPDGGLIGHLKIKKKNNIYGPDIPYLQLYVKHETDNRLRIQITDAEKDRWEVPYNLLPREKAPLLKQTIGVSRKSSPFPLGVSEYSGNELIFSFTTDPFGFSVKRKSNGQTLFNSSSDDSDPYNNLVFKDQYLEISTKLPKDASLYGLGENTQPHGIKIYPNDPYTLYTTDQSAINLNMDLYGSHPMYMDLRNLNGEGYAHAVLLLNSNGMDIFYRGNSLTYKVIGGILDFYFFAGPTPLAVVDQYTEFIGRPAPMPYWSLGFHQCRWGYHNLSVIEDVIANYKKAKIPLDVIWNDDDHMDGKKDFTLNPVNYPGPKLRAFLKKIHAEGMHYIVINDPGIGVNKSYGVYQRGIANDVFIKYQGKPFLAQVWPGAVHFPDFLNPKTVEWWGDEIRRFHELAPIDGLWIDMNEVSNFCTGLCTIPEGRICPNGTGPGWICCLDCKNVTSTKWDDPPYKINASGIQAPIGYKTIATSATHYNGVREYDAHSLYGFSETIATHKGLQALEGKRPFILSRATFVGSGHYAAHWTGDNKGTWEDLRYSISTVLNFGIFGVPMVGSDICGFYPAPTEELCNRWIEVGAFYPFSRDHANYYSPRQELYQWKSVAVSARNALGMRYKLLPYFYTLTYEAHTTGAPIARPLFFSFPNIPKLYELSTQFLIGSSVMVSPVLERGKTEVKALFPPGTWYSLFDMTQAVVTKEPHYLTLDAPLHVVNVHLYQNAIIPMQRGGMLTKEARMTPFTIVVAFPLGATQGEAKGKLFLDEDELPEMKLGNGQSTYIDFYATTSNGTVKIWSEVQESKYALDKGWSIEKVTVLGLDRVGGAFEILVDGTEVTDTSNVQFTSEEHKYIDKLEEGGDKRKSMMVDIQGLELPVGKNFVMSWKMGISP, encoded by the exons ATGAAATCTTTCTcttctttcccattgttccattTCTTGTTAGTCTTGATTATATGCATTTCTTGTGTAAATTTAGTGTACACAACTCCAGTCAAGATTGGCAAAGGCTATAGATTAATAGCCATTGAAGAATCACCAGATGGTGGCCTCATTGGTCATCTCAAAATCAAGAAAAAGAACAATATTTATGGCCCTGATATTCCATACTTGCAGCTCTATGTCAA GCATGAGACAGATAATCGATTGAGGATTCAAATAACAGATGCAGAGAAGGATAGATGGGAAGTTCCATACAATTTATTACCAAGGGAAAAAGCTCCATTATTGAAACAAACAATTGGTGTTTCAAGAAAAAGTAGTCCATTTCCACTAGGAGTCTCAGAATATTCAGGAAATGAATTAATTTTCAGCTTTACCACTGACCCTTTTGGTTTTTCtgtgaaaagaaaatcaaatggaCAAACCCTTTTCAATTCAAGTTCAGATGATTCAGACCCATATAATAATTTGGTATTTAAAGACCAATATCTTGAAATATCCACAAAATTACCTAAAGATGCTTCATTATATGGTTTAGGTGAAAATACACAACCCCATGGTATTAAAATTTACCCAAATGACCCTTACACTTTATATACAACTGACCAATCAGCAATTAATTTGAATATGGATTTGTATGGTTCACATCCAATGTATATGGATTTAAGGAATTTGAATGGTGAAGGTTATGCACATGCAGTTTTATTGCTAAATAGCAATGGAATGGATATATTTTACAGAGGGAATTCTTTGACATATAAAGTGATTGGGGGTATTTTGGACTTTTACTTCTTTGCTGGCCCCACACCTCTTGCTGTTGTTGATCAATATACTGAATTTATAGGCAGGCCTGCTCCTATGCCCTATTGGTCTCTTG GATTCCATCAATGCAGATGGGGTTACCACAATTTATCTGTAATTGAAGATGTTATTGCCAATTACAAGAAAGCAAAGATCCCTCTTGATGTAATATGGAATGATGATGATCACATGGATGGGAAGAAGGATTTCACTCTCAACCCTGTCAACTACCCTGGCCCAAAGTTAAGGGCATTCTTGAAAAAAATCCACGCCGAAGGCATGCATTATATTGTGATTAATGATCCTGGAATTGGAGTTAACAAAAGTTATGGTGTTTATCAAAGAGGTATTGCCAATGATGTTTTCATCAAATATCAAGGCAAGCCATTTTTAGCACAAGTCTGGCCTGGTGCCGTTCATTTCCCTGACTTCCTCAACCCGAAAACAGTTGAGTGGTGGGGTGATGAAATTCGACGGTTCCATGAACTTGCACCCATTGATGGCCTTTGGATTGACATGAATGAAGTTTCTAACTTTTGTACTGGTTTGTGCACGATCCCGGAAGGTAGGATATGTCCTAATGGCACAGGTCCGGGTTGGATTTGTTGCCTGGATTGCAAGAATGTAACGAGCACAAAGTGGGATGATCCGCCTTATAAGATAAACGCTTCTGGAATTCAAGCTCCAATCGGTTACAAAACGATTGCCACTAGTGCAACTCATTACAATGGAGTTAGGGAATATGATGCTCATAGTCTTTATGGTTTCTCTGAGACTATTGCAACTCACAAGGGTCTTCAAGCGTTAGAGGGCAAACGTCCGTTCATATTGTCTCGTGCCACGTTTGTTGGCTCGGGCCATTATGCTGCACATTGGACAGGGGATAACAAAGGAACATGGGAAGATTTGAGGTATTCAATCTCTACAGTCTTGAATTTTGGTATATTTGGTGTTCCTATGGTTGGTTCGGACATATGTGGATTTTATCCAGCGCCTACTGAGGAACTCTGCAACCGTTGGATTGAAGTTGGCGCGTTCTATCCCTTCTCAAGGGATCACGCAAACTACTACTCGCCAAGACAGGAACTTTACCAATGGAAAAGCGTGGCTGTATCTGCTCGTAATGCTTTAGGTATGAGATATAAATTGCTACCATATTTCTACACCTTGACCTATGAAGCACACACTACTGGTGCACCAATTGCTCGGCCACTCTTCTTCTCTTTCCCGAACATCCCAAAACTTTACGAGTTGAGTACTCAATTCTTGATTGGAAGTAGTGTCATGGTTTCTCCGGTGCTAGAACGAGGTAAAACTGAGGTGAAAGCGCTCTTCCCCCCGGGCACTTGGTACAGTTTATTCGACATGACACAGGCTGTTGTCACAAAAGAACCACACTACCTCACACTTGATGCACCATTGCATGTAGTCAACGTGCATTTGTACCAAAACGCCATAATACCAATGCAGCGCGGTGGGATGTTAACAAAAGAAGCAAGAATGACACCTTTTACCATTGTCGTAGCCTTCCCACTGGGGGCAACCCAGGGGGAAGCTAAAGGAAAGCTTTTCCTCGACGAGGATGAGCTTCCAGAGATGAAGCTAGGAAATGGACAGTCAACGTATATCGATTTCTATGCAACAACCAGCAATGGAACAGTGAAGATTTGGTCTGAAGTTCAAGAAAGCAAATACGCGTTGGACAAAGGATGGTCTATTGAGAAGGTTACAGTGTTAGGTTTGGATCGAGTTGGAGGCGCGTTTGAAATTCTAGTGGATGGAACTGAAGTTACAGATACTTCGAACGTGCAGTTTACTAGTGAAGAACACAAGTATATTGACAAACTCGAGGAGGGAGGCGATAAGAGGAAGAGTATGATGGTAGATATTCAAGGACTAGAATTACCAGTTGGGAAAAACTTTGTTATGTCCTGGAAAATGGGGATTTCACCTTGA